CGGGTACGGGTACTGTGTGGAACCGGGTACGGGTACTATTTGAAACCGGTTACAGTGAGTTTCTCAATAAAGCTGCTGCATACTGTTCAGAACCGGTTCCCCACTGAAAAAGctgctttttttttaatttttgtaccGTTTACTTATGTTTGATGTGTTATGTTTTATGTGTGATGTTTGTTGGTTTAACTTTATGATGAATGTAACTGTTTCGTTTGTGAAATAAAAGTtcgtttgtgaaaaaaaaaaattcgcaTTTATAATCGTTTAAGTAGTACAAAAGCGGTTCCTTCGGGACTCATCATAATCGGTTCGCATTTGTTTGATAACAGAATCGGTTCCTTCGGGACTGATCAGAATCGGTTCCTCAAATTTATTTTTTTTGCTCGTTTGCTTGAGGACGGTGCGGCACTTTCACTTGCGCTACGCTTTGGTGCGGGCACTTCGGTACAATCGTTTTCGGAATCTTGGTCTCTACCTCGTCTTCTTCTTCCTCATCTTCTTCAATAATCTTGTGCTCCAAATCCACCTCGTCTTCGAGACTCGACTTATGTTGAACACGATCAACGCCGTTCAAATGATCTTTTAGGCAAATTGTCATCTCTAGCGACTAAAAATACGTAAAGAAGGAGAAGAAATAGAtagaagaagatatgtaaataaaaaatgagaaaaatgtgaTATATATACTGTAACTGGTTCCGACGGTCATATAGGAACCGGTTCCAACGGTCATAAGGAATCGGTTACAACGGTAATATACCGGGTATCGGGTACAGACAGGAACCGGGTACGGGTAGGAACCGGGTACAGATAGGAACCGGGTACggttggttttttttttacaGAATTTGAGAACCGGGTAATACCCGTCGGGTTTTTTAAACCTGGGATCGGTTCCTCTGAACCGGGTCCGGGTCGAGTCCACTGGAATCGGGTAGGAACCGGTTTTTATGCCCATCTCTAATGTCACATACAGACTGAAATTACGAGCCCAACAAAACTGAAAAGAGGGCCCAGAATTTCAATTCGCATTAGGTGTCCGAAATTGTTGAATCGACCctgattaaaatcttatttttttattcttaaGTGAATAATCATAACAAACATGATAATCGAATATAACTGAAGTCCCAATCTGGTCGAGTGCTCGTTATTAAAAATGTAAAAAGGCATTTATCTTAAATCTATATCGTATTTTCAGCTGTAAATATCTGAATAACATGTAGCACGTTGCTTTCAACACTTTTAGTTAAAAAGATAACATAATATTAATATTTATGCAATAAATTCTGAATATGTGGATCAAAGGatgttaaaaaaaacatttaaaaaggaCACattcatttatatttatattttcaaCAAAAAGCAATACATTACTTACCATGCATCTACGATGACTGTTATATTTATCAGCGTGCCAAACGTGTGCATCATAAACAATGTCAAAATTAATATCATCACTGTTATTAAAATAGAAgtttaatatttattattatataaataataattaaacaaagtTAATATGTCGcaaaatgtaaattgtgtacGTGGTTCATTTGCAATTTGTTCTTATAACTACCAACGATATTCCAATGTTGATTATATTTTCGTCAATTATAGTCACCTTTTAGTAATAcatgttttcatttttttcaaaTAAATGATATATTTGTTTTTGAAAGGTGGCATATCAGACTATATTAAAGAAGTAAGAACAACCACGACTAGCGATACACTAGTCGGGCCAGAAAAGAAAGAATTACATGTGCAATAGCGGATTTTTCATCCCCTTTGTCCAGTTAAAACGACATCCACGATAGAGAATcaataaaaaaattgaacaatACCATCAAAGAGTTATTCCCGTTTCATCAATTTTGGTTTGATGAACCATAATGTTCCTTAATCTCCAAATTGCCTACCAAGCAACAAAAAATCGAACCCACCATGCCTTTTTTAATTTAGTCGCATCCAGATTAATAGATTCTAACCATTTAATAAAAGAAGCATGATTACAAGTCCTCGGAAAGTGCTTGAACCAAAAACTTTATTAATATCTAAAACAAAGAGTCTCTCAAATATGTTTTAAAGAGGCAAATCGCCCACCCAGGTATCCACGCAAAAAGAAATTGATTGGCCATTCTTAAGAGATTTAGATAAAGTCGAATGTCCAAGAATAATTCACTATTGGATGTGCTCCTATGTCATCATTTATGGGTGTCGACCCAATCATCTTCAACACAACCGCTTCCATCATATCTTCATGAACGTAGGTTTCACACCAAGACCAAACCACGTTAAAATTGTCGTATgctttatatttttgttttttgcgTTTTTAGTTCGTTTGTGCATCGTGTGTTGGTTTTCGTTGCACCACTTGAATCCTAACATATTCGAGTATTCTACCATCAATATATGATGCTAAAGACATCGAAACAAACTTGCTAGTGTGACAATTCATTAATTAAGAATATAAATCCAAAACCATATCAACGCTTCATGTCATCATTTGACCTCATAGCCAGAAGTCTAGCCTAGAATCCTTGATGCAAAATTGTTCTCCTAAATTATCACTTATCGATCTCTAGGCTCATACATGTAGAATCCCTCTACagtcatatatatataatagaggAGTTTGTTCACTTTTAAGATCCTACAGTATTGTATGTTCATGTTCCACAACTTTCCATGTATAGTGGGTCATGAATTAGATCGTGATCATAGCACAAACTGTCAAGTAGTACCTTATTCAACGCATTTGGATACTCATTGACAAGATACATATCGTGTTTACTACTAAAGTTCAAAATTACAAATGTTAAGAACAACATACTTATTAGACAAAGATTTATTCCACAAAGTCACATATAAACCTCAATAACAAACAAAGGtgatatatatataatacttgGTAGTAGAAACTTACACATTTGTACGTAAATTGTAACGTAAAAATACTAAATGTAAAACACATGTGAATCCATATATGTCAAAACAACATGAATACAACTGCAACATAACAAACCCAAAAGTGTGGTAGTTTAGTAGGAAGTAAATGCTGCCATAATTCCAAAACCAcaaaacccgacccgacccgacccaactGTTGTCACGTGCATATCACATGCAACTCAAGAGCTGAAACCCTGAAACATCACCAAATCCAGAAAACACATTAATTACCACATCATCTTCAAATCAATTCCCCATCTGTACCACACCCTTCATTAACTCACCATATATTCCTAACcaccttcaccaccaccaccctcctTCCCAAAATGGACACCctaccacctccacctccaccaccaccattctCCGTCAtaaccacccccacccccacctcaTACACCCCCATTCCTCAACTTTACTACAACGACACAGTATCACACCACCACCACTCATCACCTCCAACACCTTCAATAATAATCGTAATGATTATTATATCTTCCGCCATTATTATCTCCGCCACTATTTACCTCCTCATCCGCTTCCTCACACGCCGCTGCAACCGTTCATTCAGTACATTTTCACCAGCCGACGACGTCGTTTCCAATAACAGAAACGATAGTAACGAAAGTAACGAAACCGAACACGTGCGTCATCATGTGATCTCCATAACTAACAATGCACTCGACTCCTTACCGCTTTTCACCTTCTCTTCACTCACCGGAAAAATCGCCGGAGGCGACTGTGCCGTTTGTTTATCGAAGTTTGAAAGTTCAGATCAGCTCCGGCTTCTTCCGTTATGTTGTCACGCGTTTCACGCGCAGTGTATTGACGCGTGGCTTAAGTCTAACATGACGTGTCCGCTCTGCCGGTCTACTGTAAACCCTAACGAAGAAGATATTATGAATACGTTGACTTCCGGCAACGGCGGTAGTCGTAGAGCTGGTGGAAACAGGAGTAACAGTTTCCGAATCGAGATCGGGACTATTAGTCAACGGCGAGATCCGGCGAATTCTGACCGGAGGTCATACTCCGTCGGTTCGTATGATTACGTGCTGGACGACGGTTACGAGATTCCGGTGGAGTCGACGCACCGGAGTGTTGTTTCCGATTGTACTTCCGGCGATAAGGATTCAACGGCGGAAGCGCCGGGAGAGAGTTTGGCCGCGGAGGTTGCTGCCGGTGGTAGTGGACGGTTTAATTGGTTGCGTGATTACGTGGATCGTGTTTCGGTTTCGTTACGTGGTTCTGGAAGGTTCTTTACCGGAAGTAGTCGCCGGAGTGAGGCGGTTAGCGATTTTGACGGAGGTCATGGGAGAATCGGTGAAGAGATCAGTGAACTTTTCCGGTGGCTTTCAGGGGTATAATCGTAAATTTGttataatttttttaggtttttatgGAAAGTGGGAAAATGGGAACTCCATCTTTTGCTATTACCACACTGaaagtgttttgacttttgaggaGAGTTGTGGTATTAGCAAAATAGTGGGATTTTggtttttattataaaaaatagtTAATAGCATTTAAAATTAGCAGTGAAGTATTTATTTCACGCATTTAATTATATCTGTATAAAAGACAATTTTATTGTATTAGGTAGAAGTTGATATATTACAtgcttgtttttttttaaatttatccatttttaaataatcaagaaaaatacatatacatatttcaataagtttattttatttgatcccatTTATATTAGTTTCAAGTTATATAtgtactaggttagaaccccgtgtattacacgggttgaataaatgtaattttatatactaaatagaataacaatatatttttaaaaaccttatttattaCACGCGTTAAGTAAATAcagttttatatattaaataatgaaaaagttatatatttaaaaaccttgtttattGTGTGATTTGAATAAATGTAATCTTATATACCAAACAGTAAAAAagttctatttaaaaaaaaaactgtgtattcacgggtggaagaattgtaattttatatactaaataataaaaaaagttatatttaaaaaaaatccgtgtattatacgggttgaataaatctaaaacaataaataatatgtATGTTTATCTATGTTAAGTGAAACAATGCTTTTTAGTTTAGATAAGACTTTATGATTTGAAGTTAAGTTTATGCCAATAATTTAGAGgttgataagatttatattaatttaattaatatttaataatttaaattaagtAATAATTATCTATAGTTGCGTCTCTGAGTATTCACGTAccatgttcgagctcgaaaaatgtgtccatatgctttaacaaaaattttttttttttaaaatcatattAGTATTGGGTTGGGCCTAATAAACCTAATGTTAAGTTGggtaaattataaagtataaaaagGTATTTGATAATGGGCCTCTATATTGGATTTGTAtgtttttacaatttttttttaaataagttaccCGTGTGATACACGGGTTAAACAATTTAGTTTTGAACagagttaaaaaaaaattataaaaaacaaGAAAGAATGAAACAACATTATCATTCAACaatcaaaaaccaaaaaaatataaattacaaGTCTGCAGAATTATAAAGTTATCATAAGTCAGTAAAAATTTCATTGCGAGTAAAGCAACTAATCATTTAAGGAAACAGTCTGGATGATTTAAACCAATTAAGCACACTACTATATTGACTATTAACTTTGTATTCTGAGTTAGCAACTCAAACCACATTCTCTACCCATACAAATCATTAGCACATAAACCAGATACATATATGCATTCCGTTAAATTAATATTATATCAAACTtatattatattaatttaattaatagttaataatttaaattaaataataattatctataattaaggaTGGTCTaaaataatgacaagtgtccttttattggtttcttttattatatagtatagataatgtATGCACGGTTAAAATTTCACACACTCATATATGATTTTGTGGGCCAGCTAATGAGCACATACGAAAAACAaacatatgtgtatatataaaaCATTAGATTATAATATTAGAGATTCCACGATATGACAGCCAAACATTCCTAAGTGTAGTTTCTCCTGTGATGGTGGATCTTTTTGTCATGTTGGGTGTGCTCAAGTCGTGGCAAATTTTCAATTATCCATCTTcctttatttatatttatttattatttcttttcCAAGAATGCATATTCCAATAATGTTTAAAGATACTGGTTTTGAAAACTTATCCCTTGATCACGAGGTATGATTAGTTTTGTATGGAACCAATGTTTTAAAAGCCGTCCGATAGAACTGGTTAAATCGTTCAGTACATCCAATTAAATCGTTTTTAGCCCAAACAGGTACAGTATAAAAACCGGATCCGGTTTATACCGGCCGGTTAAACTGGTTAAACTGGATGCTGCAAGCTTGCCCGGCACGAATCATACCGGTAAATAGAGGTAACGGCAAAGAAGTTGTACCGTCAGTAAATTGGGTGAACCAGTTTAAACCGTTATATCGGTACCGAGCCAAATGCTAAAATTTGGACTTTTAATCTTTTATGGTCCCAAAAGGTGACGATTTACCTTTACCTTCTTGGTAAAACCTAGCGCCTCTCAATAGTGAATTTTTAGATTATGGATTAACTTTtggaatatttttttttttaattatggaATATCTAGTTTGGAATTATTTTTTGACTTGAAATTGTATTTAATGTATTTATAAGGTTAATTGGTTAACTCGGTTGAACCACCCGGTTGAACCATTTCTGAGTCTAAACCGATacgatttaaaaaccggtttttagaAGATTGGTATGGAAGGTTAAGGTTATTGAGATAAAGGAGTAGGTTAACGTAACAATAAGGTTTAAGGAAATAAAAAAAAGAGAATATAACAAAAACGAGTAAAAAAGCAGGATCGGGTCAACTTTGGATTAGACCGGGGctaaaaatgtcacacccccaaattaccacctagggaaagtccatgttaggcgtgtgacgtacccacaatgagccactaattacattgaacccatacatgtttcaaaataaagttctcgattattaataaaataccatCCAAGTTCCAATGAAAACCaaagtgttcagcggaagcaaaattaaacaaagttaaatagtttaaaaaccaatatatagtatcaagaaatcaatagcaTAAATTCcttcagtcgacccatgaccactcctgctactccagacagcaagttccaatgcaagacagctaacgacctacaagcatgcaaacaagtgtgtcagacgacgctggtgagttcaaagtttcaTTACCGAGTATAGTTACCAGATACGTGTATAAAACAGTTTAGCAATTTGATTTGATgctgttattaactcgattaccgtatgtggcgactagatgtgaatgcccaaccccaatgcctccatttaggcattggtcatgaggtcaaggtatcaaacaaccttgaatagatgtaaggggtcttatatgtacacgatgagaatgcccaaccccaatgcctctaactaggcattggtcatgaagtccaggtaattagttcacgcccgtcctttcggcccggtgtgagggtgccaaacctaatagcgctatcaactaaatacctcgttgcttcttcagcaacacggtagatgtatggggtcttacatgatttatactgtgttcaataaccaacatcccaaataaacagtttacccagtattccctttagaaacgtttaccagatgtcccaaaccaccgggacgcatgcttagaaaagtgcagtgaactcacctgtggtttgctcggtaagattaattactTGTTCACACGTAGTCAATCAAGTCCTATTATGATTATCGTACTCAATTAGTTTCACATACGCATAAACCATGCCACAACACATTTCATAATTCACACATCGTCTATACACATAAGACATTCAGTTTACAATGTTAATACACATTACAGATTCACGTTTCTAGTCAAAAGCCCAACATTCCATGCTTCATTCAACACAAGGCCCAAAGTGAAAGTGTACGATGTACGAGTAGAGGTGCGGTTAGTGCTTCGTCCACTTATTAACCCAAACAATCAAAGGCCCAACAAGATATGCAAGTAGGCCGTGACCTATGCGAGCCCAGTTGCATGTCGCACAATCGTCTCCGCCCAACGATGTATACGGCTCTGTACAACCCAATATAATAACCGTTCCTATTCACACAGTTTCATTTAACCCCACACATATCATATAGTTCACTTAACCTCACACATATCATATAGTTCACATAGCATACAGTTCCTTTAACCTCACATATGTCATATAGTTTGTTTAACAACACACATGTCATTCATCTTATCCGAACAATAAGATCAATTACTCGAACCCCTAGCTTTCGTCGTGCATGAGTGTGTGGCGAAACATCAAGTTTCGTCATGAACAACCTGCAACCCTAATTATCTTAACAAAAGTTATCCCCACCAATCATATGCATCGGATCAATCATCACAGTCAATAGCCTAATGAATTTTCATGGTACCAATCAACACAGATATAGCTTCAATTATTATAATCTAAATCATTCAACATAATTTATCATTCACAGTTTCATCAATAGCGGCCCAATAGAAAATAATCAAGATCATAGTTGTCGGCCATCATAAAATTATCATGTATCCATTCGATGAACAAGTTATGAAAACATCAGATTTCATCATTCTTTCACATGTGTGGACTATATATATTCATTATTTTATATTCAAACCAATATAGAATTACATGTGCAATCCATGTAGATCAAGTAGGTCAAATCATACAAATGCAGTCGGTCATAAAAGAATTCAATAATATTTTAAACAATCCCCTAATATTACTTCTAATCCTCATAGCCACATATAACCAAAATAAGCACAACTGACAACAATCCAGATCGGTTTACGAATACTAACCCACATGTATATCCTCGGCCAAGAGTGTCAAGAAATCAGCTTATGATGACAAGTTATACAAATCGGATCACCAAAAAAAGGAACTCGACTGGAGAAGATGGTGCTCGGATGGGGATCCACTACCGTAGGGTTTGCAAAGGTGTTATGGAATCTTTTACATCATGATGCACGTACATAACAGGGGGAAAGGTGGGCTCGGTTTGGGTTTGGTCCAATAAACCATCAGCACATGTGCGGCCCATCTAATGCAATACATCAAAATTCACATGCAACTAGGTGTTGATTGGAGTCTAATGTCGGCCATGTGCTGAACAATTAATAAGTTTTATCAAATATTGAATCAATTACTTTTGTGAATATTGGTTATGAATATTGGTTTGCATGTTTAGTGATTTAATAATAGATCTTGGCCTAATTCTCACACCCTCACTTGGGCTTTACCCGATCCATGACTAACAAAGTTACCCTAAGCGTATGCGTGTGCCAAGATGTCCACATGCGGCCCAAATGtaatgtgtgtgtgtggtttGAAACATATATACGATGTAGACGGCCCAAAAGCATAATCGGCCCAACCGTCTAACAAGTTTAACATGAGAGGAAACATTGGAAAGGAATAATGAGAATTTAAGATCACGATCGAACTGGCACTAACCTTGAAagtccgggttgtcacatcatccccaacttgaaagaaatttcgtcccgaaatttgacaagtaatccaAGACGACCAGATGTTAACTTAGCATGACTGTGGATTtttcaggatgactgtggatttttccaaaggtaccacatcatccccaacttgaaagaaatttcgcctCGAAATTCACCGGTTGCATCAGATTTAGATTGATCGACTGGAAATAACTGTgggtacttgagcttcatctgatccttgCGATTCAATAGATTCCACGACAACTGTAACTTGTCGTTAACCTTGAGCTCTTGAAACTGCTCAATCAGTGTTTCCTCAGACAAACGCTTCTGTAATCGCGAAACATGAAAgacatcatgaacgttacccagctcagcaggtagCTTAAGTGTGTAGGTTACACTACCGATTCTTCCCAGACTGTTGATTGGTCCATCGTGACGTTAGTTAAGCTTGCCATGCTTCCCAAGCattccacaccctcccagggttaGACTTTCAACACGATACGATCACCTACAGCGATCTTCCAGCGTTTCCCAAAtttatcagctttcctgacggtcacgTGTTGCCGCCAATCGACTCCCGATCCAAATGACCTTCCCAAGAGTCTCGAGTACCAGTCCTGGACCAGTAATTAAGTTGTCAACCATCTCAGTCTAACAAGGAGGTTGGTATTATTGTCTATGTAATGCCTCAACAGAGCTATCTGGTTACCAAGAAGATAGCTACCGCATTAGTACTCAACCATAGGTAGGAGTCCTTCAAATTTGCACCAAAGCCAGTCACACACATGCttgcagcatgtcttcgagtgccaGGAGAGTTCGTTTTCTCTGATCGTTTGCCTAACGGCGATAAGCGATGCTCTAGTCCTGACGTGAGCCAAGAGTGTTGTGTATTGCCTAACATAAATCATGCAtagatcaaattcagaggtaacaggagttggcacctcgtacctaaaagccgcctctcttaGAGGAAACATTCAcgactgtgaagactcgtcagttttcttgattgcaagaaagtatGCTGGTAACTTGGGTCcatcaatgatcacccaggtgataatgttttcatttcgcgttgtaagtagactagtgacaaaatccatggcagtctgttcttaTTTCGATATATGTGTTTCTGGTTACTGATACTCCACCTCGACTTTCCCACAAGTTAAACATCACTCACAAACATAGCTAGGTGCGCCTTCATGCCCGATTACCAATACAAGATTTATAGATTCTAATATCTCCCATCaaacccagacgactagaatacTTAGGCCGGTGTGTTTTTGCTCAACACGAGTTCCCTACAGTTGCCATCTAATGAGACTCACATTCGTTCCAAGAGGTAGCGAACATCGTCCAACCTGCAAagggttgcttctccatgccccgcatgggctCAACTTGAAAGTTCTCTTCCTTTCGTTCCCTAGTTTGAACAGAACGAGcctgatcaggtaagttagagtcgataatgtgttgcaaagctcgtgcacgttcagGTTTCACAGTCGTAACCGTCCAAAATTCCATCCAGCAATGCCATTAACTGAGTTAGCTTTTCTGAATCGCAAGTACAccggaggcccttgtgatcggtctaagcagtgcatctggtaccgtccaagtaatgcctccaacttaaatccaaagaccacggcTTCTACTGCAGGTTGTGAGTCGTGCAATTCCTCTGGTTACGCCACCACGTAAACcatcaccttctcgtgttgcatcggcgtaTAACTGCTACTCTAATTCAggccatcatggtataccactagatcacccgtaccctcgggtaaagacgatgctcagagCATTGCAGAACTGAGGTTCAAAAGCTGAAaggacgtcctcctgttttgtcttccacgaacacagcaccctactgtgctaaagagatttaagctgcgcgatcttcgagaatcctgtgatgaatctgcgatagcatctagtgagaccaagaaatttttgcatcctcgaagggatctctggtgtcgatcagtttctaaccaaaacgggtcttagcaagatccacgtgtattcccacttcatTGATTATATGACCAAAAAGGTATCCCTCGTATCAAGGAGTTACATTTATCAAGACTTCGCGCGGTGTGGCTCCTCCTTAAGGAGCTCTCAAATAAGATACAAAGCTGCCTATGATGTTCCTTTCCTCTGGAAATGATTCAACATGTCGTCAACAAGCatggtcgattcatgtgatccatacAACTGCTGGTGTGATGATTAGCTCGAAAGTCTTGGAATACAACGTCGAAATGGCGCATTGCGCTTGGTATGCCATTGCAGGCACATTCTCCCCTGGTGCAAAAATCTACTAACAGttcctgcagttgattagacagctcttgcaaccctcctggtgcaggACGGTAAGAGTGCGTGTAGTCAGGGCTGCCTCTGGCGCGACATCAGACTGAGATTTcgcctaacagttgtggaagtaaacccGAAAGTTCCTTGGGTAGCATACCGAAATGAATCACGAatgattggtggatcctcgatcctctgtTTCCTTAGCCccaacatcagtaacggttgctagtatagcggagtaatccctccgtagacacttctggccttcatagctgagatggcgctaacctttgcatTACTCTGACGCTTTAGAACAATTAACGATTCTCCACCCAAAATTTTCTCCTCACTGGAGTATCTGCGCAatctctggataaccaatccacactaactactgtatTGCAACCATCAAGGGTAGTGGAAGGAATGTCGAACACCTATcccccaaggtcgagtttgcatcccagcgaacatataaggcttcaattgacttgcatcagcctactccacaacaggttcggtttcaagaagcatcagggttaaacagaacaaagacgaagcgaatagctatccatccaagctatcgtgttgctattacacctggtatagcctatgccaatactaaatgtccttccatgagcttcatttccagtgttgctttcgtcacgagaatttccagtactgccgtCGTTCCCTTAG
This is a stretch of genomic DNA from Helianthus annuus cultivar XRQ/B chromosome 16, HanXRQr2.0-SUNRISE, whole genome shotgun sequence. It encodes these proteins:
- the LOC110917102 gene encoding E3 ubiquitin-protein ligase ATL4, producing MDTLPPPPPPPPFSVITTPTPTSYTPIPQLYYNDTVSHHHHSSPPTPSIIIVMIIISSAIIISATIYLLIRFLTRRCNRSFSTFSPADDVVSNNRNDSNESNETEHVRHHVISITNNALDSLPLFTFSSLTGKIAGGDCAVCLSKFESSDQLRLLPLCCHAFHAQCIDAWLKSNMTCPLCRSTVNPNEEDIMNTLTSGNGGSRRAGGNRSNSFRIEIGTISQRRDPANSDRRSYSVGSYDYVLDDGYEIPVESTHRSVVSDCTSGDKDSTAEAPGESLAAEVAAGGSGRFNWLRDYVDRVSVSLRGSGRFFTGSSRRSEAVSDFDGGHGRIGEEISELFRWLSGV